A window from Leifsonia shinshuensis encodes these proteins:
- the nusB gene encoding transcription antitermination factor NusB produces MSARTKARKRALDVLYSADLRGIPLRQALATEAERAATQPAREASWLYARDILDGVIEHQDEIDEQIETYAQGWTLARMPAVDRAILRIGVWEVLFNDEVPDGVAISEAVEAATVLSTDDSAGFVNGLLAKIAQTRTA; encoded by the coding sequence ATGAGCGCGCGGACCAAGGCACGCAAGCGCGCGCTCGACGTGCTCTACAGCGCCGACCTGCGCGGCATCCCGCTGCGCCAGGCGCTGGCGACCGAGGCCGAGCGCGCGGCGACCCAGCCGGCGCGCGAGGCGTCGTGGCTGTACGCCCGCGACATCCTCGACGGCGTGATCGAGCACCAGGACGAGATCGACGAGCAGATCGAGACGTACGCCCAGGGGTGGACGCTCGCCCGCATGCCCGCCGTCGACCGCGCCATCCTGCGCATCGGCGTCTGGGAGGTGCTGTTCAACGACGAGGTGCCCGACGGCGTCGCCATCTCGGAGGCCGTCGAGGCGGCGACCGTGCTCTCGACCGACGACTCGGCCGGCTTCGTGAACGGGCTCCTGGCGAAGATCGCCCAGACGAGGACCGCGTGA
- a CDS encoding aspartate carbamoyltransferase catalytic subunit produces MRHLLSTRDLPREDAIQLLDVAEDMADVQEREVKKLPTLRGKTVVNLFFEDSTRTRISFEAAAKRLSADVINFSAKGSSVSKGESLKDTAQTLQAMGADAVVIRHGSSGAPQTLATSGWIDAGILNAGDGTHEHPTQALLDAFTMRRRIHGTASRGRDLDGVSVAIVGDILHSRVARSNVWLLRTLGAHVTLVAPPTLLPVDVSGWPAEVGYDLDAAIAAGPDVVMMLRIQAERMNAAFFPTTREYTRRWGLDEERLARLKPDSIVMHPGPMNRGLEISAAAADSPRSTVREQVANGVSVRMAALYLLLSGAGSEQVRPGGVR; encoded by the coding sequence ATGAGGCACCTGCTCTCGACCCGCGACCTCCCGCGTGAGGACGCCATCCAGCTGCTCGATGTCGCCGAGGACATGGCGGATGTGCAGGAGCGCGAGGTCAAGAAGCTCCCGACGCTGCGCGGCAAGACCGTCGTGAACCTCTTCTTCGAGGACTCCACGCGCACCCGCATCTCGTTCGAGGCGGCGGCGAAGCGGCTCTCCGCCGACGTCATCAACTTCTCCGCCAAGGGCTCGAGCGTCTCCAAGGGCGAGAGCCTGAAGGACACGGCCCAGACGCTGCAGGCGATGGGGGCGGATGCGGTGGTGATCCGCCACGGCTCGTCGGGCGCCCCGCAGACGCTCGCGACGAGCGGCTGGATCGACGCGGGCATCCTGAACGCCGGCGACGGGACGCACGAGCACCCGACCCAGGCGCTGCTGGACGCGTTCACGATGCGCCGCCGCATCCACGGGACGGCCTCGCGCGGCCGCGACCTCGACGGGGTGAGCGTCGCGATCGTCGGCGACATCCTGCACTCGCGGGTCGCGCGCTCCAACGTCTGGCTGCTGCGGACCCTCGGTGCGCACGTCACGCTGGTCGCGCCGCCGACGCTGCTGCCGGTGGACGTCTCCGGCTGGCCGGCCGAGGTGGGCTACGACCTGGACGCGGCGATCGCCGCCGGTCCGGACGTGGTGATGATGCTGCGCATCCAGGCCGAGCGGATGAACGCGGCGTTCTTCCCGACCACGCGCGAATACACGCGGCGGTGGGGGCTGGACGAGGAGCGGTTGGCCCGGTTGAAGCCCGATAGCATTGTGATGCACCCGGGACCGATGAACCGCGGGCTGGAGATCTCGGCCGCGGCCGCGGACTCCCCGCGCTCGACGGTCCGGGAGCAGGTCGCGAACGGCGTCTCCGTGCGGATGGCAGCCCTGTACCTGCTGCTGTCGGGTGCCGGTTCCGAGCAGGTACGGCCAGGCGGTGTGAGGTGA
- the aroB gene encoding 3-dehydroquinate synthase — MTDAPTEITVSGAHPYPVVVGRGLRFKLADHLGTAVNKVLLVHQPSLGAAAAELRESLLGRYEVLLAEVPDAEAAKRVEVASFLWQIMGQADFTRSDAVIGFGGGAVTDLAGFVAATWLRGVRLVQVPTTLLGMVDAAVGGKTGINTAEGKNLVGAFYAPAAVVCDLDTLTSLPRNELLAGFAEVVKYGFIAEPEILDTIEADVDRATDPETPEFRRLVELSIGIKARVVGEDFTEQGLREILNYGHTLGHAIEHAERYQWRHGAAISVGMVFAAELARLSGRLSDEVADRHRRILESLTLPVSYPLGRWQTLLATMQRDKKARGSMLRFIVLDDVARPTVLAGPDQSLLFAAYQEVGS, encoded by the coding sequence ATGACCGACGCCCCCACCGAGATCACCGTCTCCGGAGCGCACCCGTACCCGGTGGTGGTCGGTCGCGGCCTGCGGTTCAAGCTGGCGGACCACCTCGGCACCGCGGTGAACAAGGTCCTGCTCGTGCACCAGCCGAGCCTGGGCGCCGCGGCGGCGGAGCTGCGGGAGTCGCTGCTCGGCCGCTACGAGGTGCTCCTCGCCGAGGTGCCGGATGCGGAGGCCGCCAAGCGCGTCGAGGTGGCGTCGTTCCTCTGGCAGATCATGGGGCAGGCCGACTTCACGCGCTCGGACGCCGTGATCGGCTTCGGCGGCGGCGCTGTCACCGATCTGGCCGGATTCGTGGCCGCGACGTGGCTGCGCGGTGTGCGGCTGGTGCAGGTGCCGACGACGCTGCTCGGAATGGTGGATGCGGCGGTCGGCGGCAAGACCGGCATCAACACCGCCGAGGGCAAGAACCTGGTCGGGGCGTTCTACGCGCCGGCCGCGGTGGTCTGCGATCTGGACACGCTCACCTCGCTGCCGCGCAACGAGCTGCTGGCCGGATTCGCCGAGGTCGTGAAGTACGGCTTCATCGCCGAGCCCGAGATCCTCGACACGATCGAGGCCGACGTCGACCGGGCGACCGACCCGGAGACGCCGGAGTTCCGGCGCCTGGTGGAGTTGTCCATCGGCATCAAGGCGCGCGTGGTGGGGGAGGACTTCACCGAGCAGGGGCTGCGCGAGATCCTCAACTACGGGCACACCCTCGGGCACGCGATCGAGCACGCCGAGCGGTACCAGTGGCGCCACGGCGCGGCGATCTCGGTCGGCATGGTGTTCGCGGCGGAGCTCGCCCGGCTGAGCGGACGGCTCAGCGACGAGGTCGCGGACCGGCACCGCCGCATCCTGGAGTCGTTGACGCTGCCCGTGAGTTACCCGCTCGGGCGCTGGCAGACGCTGCTCGCCACCATGCAGCGCGACAAGAAGGCGCGGGGCAGTATGCTGCGCTTCATCGTGCTCGACGACGTGGCGCGTCCGACGGTGCTCGCCGGCCCGGACCAGAGCCTGCTGTTCGCCGCATACCAGGAGGTGGGTTCGTGA
- the efp gene encoding elongation factor P — MASTADIKNGVVLSIDGQLWTVIEFQHVKPGKGGAFVRTKLKNVTTGKTVDRTYNAGAKIDITNVDRRDYQYLYQDGADFVFMDTSDYDQITIPGPIVGDSANFMLENQNVTVALHEGLPLYVELPASVVLEITYTEPGLQGDRSTGGTKPATVETGYQIQVPLFLETGTKVKVDTRTGDYLGRVND; from the coding sequence TTGGCTTCAACCGCTGACATCAAGAACGGCGTCGTCCTCTCGATCGACGGCCAGCTCTGGACCGTGATCGAGTTCCAGCACGTGAAGCCCGGCAAGGGCGGCGCGTTCGTCCGCACCAAGCTGAAGAACGTCACCACCGGCAAGACCGTCGACCGCACCTACAACGCGGGCGCGAAGATCGACATCACCAACGTCGACCGCCGCGACTACCAGTACCTGTACCAGGACGGCGCCGACTTCGTCTTCATGGACACGTCGGACTACGACCAGATCACCATCCCGGGCCCGATCGTCGGCGACTCCGCCAACTTCATGCTCGAGAACCAGAACGTCACCGTCGCGCTGCACGAGGGCCTGCCGCTCTACGTCGAGCTCCCGGCCTCCGTCGTGCTCGAGATCACCTACACGGAGCCGGGCCTGCAGGGCGACCGCTCCACCGGCGGCACCAAGCCGGCGACCGTGGAGACCGGCTACCAGATCCAGGTCCCGCTGTTCCTCGAGACCGGCACGAAGGTCAAGGTCGACACCCGCACGGGCGACTACCTCGGCCGCGTCAACGACTAG
- a CDS encoding thioredoxin domain-containing protein produces the protein MTGTRVTGRMRRIAAATALALGVVFAAAGCSLLGGASNVPVATDAPPKGTDGAVDFDGGFITVGDGQKKVDIWFDAMCPVCGAFEKANGATLAKAVDDGSITLRLHPLTFLDAVSNGTGYSTRAAAALTCVAVSDRTAILPFYQALFTDQPEENSNGLTDKELASRASKAGASDISGCLSDSGPYQAWAQGNTANSQKGPIEVDGKKVLDTIKGTPTVLVNGEQYPGGVDDAKAFSRFLAGH, from the coding sequence GTGACGGGCACGCGCGTGACGGGCCGCATGCGGCGGATCGCCGCGGCGACGGCGCTCGCGCTCGGCGTGGTGTTCGCCGCGGCGGGGTGCTCGCTGCTCGGCGGCGCCTCGAACGTCCCCGTGGCGACGGACGCGCCCCCGAAGGGCACCGACGGCGCCGTCGACTTCGACGGCGGCTTCATCACGGTCGGCGACGGGCAGAAGAAGGTCGACATCTGGTTCGACGCGATGTGCCCGGTGTGCGGCGCGTTCGAGAAGGCCAATGGCGCCACGCTCGCGAAGGCCGTCGACGACGGGTCGATCACGCTCCGGCTGCACCCGCTGACGTTCCTCGACGCGGTGTCGAACGGGACCGGCTACTCCACCCGGGCGGCTGCGGCGCTGACGTGCGTCGCCGTGTCCGACCGCACGGCCATCCTGCCGTTCTACCAGGCGCTCTTCACCGACCAGCCGGAGGAGAACTCCAACGGACTGACGGACAAGGAGCTGGCGTCCCGCGCGTCGAAGGCGGGCGCGAGCGACATCTCCGGCTGCCTGTCGGACAGCGGCCCGTACCAGGCGTGGGCGCAGGGCAACACCGCGAACTCGCAGAAGGGCCCGATCGAGGTCGACGGAAAGAAGGTCCTCGACACGATCAAGGGAACGCCGACCGTCCTCGTGAACGGCGAGCAGTACCCCGGCGGCGTGGACGACGCCAAGGCGTTCTCGCGCTTCCTCGCCGGCCACTGA
- a CDS encoding dihydroorotase, producing the protein MDEKFLIRGATLADGSRTDLLVDGGVITATGAGLSAAGATAIDADGLLALPGLVDLHTHLREPGYEQSETVLTGTRAAAAGGFTAVFAMANTSPVADTAGVVEQVLSLGEAAGYATVRPIGAVTVGLAGERLAELGAMAQSRARVRVFSDDGRCVSDPLLMRRALEYVKAFDGVIAQHAQEPRLTEGAQMNEGALSGELGLAGWPAVAEESIIARDVLLAEHVGSRLHVCHVSTAGSVDVIRWAKARGIAVTAEVTPHHLALTEELATGYDARYKVNPPLRSREDVEALRAGLADGTIDIVATDHAPHPIESKDCEWDAAAFGMVGLESALSVVQASVVDNGMLGWADIARVLSATPARIGRLDGHGGALAEGAPANLFLYDPTASRTFSTADLAGKGVNSPYLGLTLPGRVVATFHQGRATVLDGAVRDAEEVSARG; encoded by the coding sequence GTGGACGAGAAGTTCCTGATCCGCGGCGCGACGCTGGCCGACGGCTCGCGGACCGACCTGCTGGTCGACGGCGGCGTGATCACCGCGACCGGAGCCGGGCTGAGCGCCGCGGGTGCGACGGCGATCGACGCAGACGGGCTGCTCGCGCTGCCCGGTCTGGTCGACCTCCACACGCACTTGCGCGAGCCCGGGTACGAGCAGAGCGAGACGGTCCTGACCGGCACGCGCGCCGCCGCGGCCGGTGGATTCACCGCGGTGTTCGCCATGGCGAACACGTCGCCGGTGGCGGACACAGCCGGGGTGGTCGAGCAGGTGCTGAGCCTCGGCGAGGCGGCCGGCTACGCGACCGTGCGGCCGATCGGCGCCGTCACCGTCGGGCTGGCGGGAGAGCGGCTGGCCGAGCTGGGCGCGATGGCGCAGTCCCGCGCCCGCGTCCGGGTGTTCAGCGACGACGGCAGGTGCGTCTCCGACCCGCTGCTGATGCGCCGGGCGCTGGAGTACGTCAAGGCGTTCGACGGCGTCATCGCGCAGCACGCGCAGGAGCCGCGGCTCACCGAGGGCGCGCAGATGAACGAGGGCGCGCTGTCCGGCGAGCTGGGGCTGGCGGGCTGGCCGGCGGTCGCCGAGGAGTCGATCATCGCCCGGGATGTGCTGCTCGCCGAGCACGTCGGCTCGCGCCTCCACGTGTGCCACGTCTCCACCGCGGGCAGCGTCGACGTGATCCGCTGGGCGAAGGCCCGCGGCATCGCCGTGACCGCCGAGGTCACCCCGCACCACCTCGCTCTCACCGAAGAGCTGGCGACCGGATACGACGCCCGCTACAAGGTCAACCCGCCGCTGCGGAGCCGCGAGGACGTGGAGGCGCTGCGCGCCGGCCTCGCCGACGGCACCATCGACATCGTCGCGACCGACCACGCGCCGCACCCCATCGAGTCGAAGGACTGCGAGTGGGACGCCGCCGCGTTCGGCATGGTCGGGCTGGAGTCGGCGCTCTCGGTGGTGCAGGCCAGCGTTGTCGACAACGGGATGCTCGGCTGGGCCGACATCGCCCGCGTCCTCTCCGCCACCCCGGCCCGGATCGGCCGGCTGGACGGCCACGGCGGTGCGCTTGCGGAGGGCGCCCCGGCGAATCTCTTCCTCTACGACCCGACGGCCTCGCGGACGTTCTCGACCGCCGACCTCGCCGGCAAGGGCGTCAACTCGCCCTACCTCGGGCTCACGCTGCCCGGCCGGGTCGTCGCGACCTTCCACCAGGGCCGTGCGACGGTGCTCGACGGCGCGGTGCGCGACGCCGAGGAGGTGAGCGCCCGTGGATAA
- a CDS encoding type II 3-dehydroquinate dehydratase, protein MADILVLNGPNLGRLGTREPDVYGSGTLDALRALLQDDAGDDRIDLRQTDDEAELLRWLHEAADSGAPVILNAGAWTHYSYALRDAVSLVTKAGGTVVEVHLSNPHAREEFRHTSVITAVATGVIAGFGFESYRLALAFIRRNAR, encoded by the coding sequence ATGGCGGACATCCTCGTCCTCAACGGACCGAACCTCGGCCGGCTGGGAACCCGCGAGCCCGACGTCTACGGGTCGGGGACGCTGGACGCCCTGCGCGCACTCCTGCAGGACGACGCCGGCGACGACCGGATCGACCTCCGCCAGACCGACGACGAGGCGGAGCTGCTGCGCTGGCTGCACGAGGCGGCCGACTCGGGCGCCCCCGTCATCCTGAACGCCGGCGCGTGGACGCACTACTCGTACGCGCTGCGGGACGCGGTGTCGCTGGTCACGAAGGCCGGCGGCACGGTGGTCGAGGTGCACCTGTCGAACCCGCACGCCCGCGAGGAGTTCCGGCACACCAGCGTCATCACCGCGGTGGCGACCGGAGTGATCGCCGGGTTCGGGTTCGAGTCGTACCGGCTGGCGCTGGCGTTCATTCGCCGAAACGCCCGCTGA
- the carA gene encoding glutamine-hydrolyzing carbamoyl-phosphate synthase small subunit, producing the protein MRRARPARTTRRCDVLATEPAVLVLEDGTRYVGRAYGARGRTLGEAVFATGMTGYQETLTDPSYAGQIVLQTAPHIGNTGTNDEDMESRQIWVAGYVVREPSRVVSNFRAQRSLDDDLVAQGVVGISGIDTRAVTRHIRSAGAMRSGIFSGEDFGLSDGEQLDLVLAGAPMKGRNLSAEVSTVEPYTVPAVGEKVGSVAVLDLGVKKSTLENLAARGLDVHVLPQQVSAQDVLGLGVDALFFSNGPGDPQASGKHVALLQETLRAGLPYFGICFGNQLLGRALGLDTYKLPFGHRGINQPVLDKRTGRVEITAQNHGFAVKAPIDASFDSPAGFGRVEVSHFSLNDQVVEGLNCLDLNAFSVQYHPEAAAGPHDANYLFDRFLDMIRAQHGAADPSTSNSQENV; encoded by the coding sequence ATGCGGCGGGCCCGTCCCGCCCGAACGACAAGGAGGTGTGACGTGCTCGCAACAGAACCCGCGGTGCTCGTCCTCGAAGACGGAACCCGTTACGTCGGCCGGGCCTACGGCGCGCGAGGGCGCACCCTCGGCGAGGCGGTCTTCGCCACCGGCATGACCGGCTACCAGGAGACGCTGACCGACCCGTCCTACGCCGGCCAGATCGTGCTGCAGACGGCGCCGCACATCGGCAACACCGGCACAAACGACGAGGACATGGAGTCCCGGCAGATCTGGGTGGCGGGCTACGTCGTCCGCGAGCCCAGCCGCGTCGTGTCGAACTTCCGCGCGCAGCGCAGCCTCGACGACGACCTCGTCGCGCAGGGCGTCGTCGGCATCAGCGGGATCGACACCCGTGCAGTGACCCGCCACATCCGCTCGGCGGGCGCCATGCGCTCCGGCATCTTCTCCGGTGAGGACTTCGGGCTGAGCGACGGCGAGCAGCTCGACCTGGTGCTCGCCGGCGCGCCGATGAAGGGCCGCAACCTGTCCGCCGAGGTGTCCACCGTCGAGCCGTACACGGTTCCCGCGGTCGGCGAGAAGGTCGGCTCCGTCGCGGTGCTCGACCTGGGCGTGAAGAAGTCCACCCTCGAGAACCTGGCGGCGCGCGGGCTCGACGTGCACGTGCTCCCGCAGCAGGTCAGCGCTCAGGATGTGCTCGGGCTCGGCGTCGACGCGCTGTTCTTCTCGAACGGGCCTGGCGACCCGCAGGCCTCCGGCAAGCACGTCGCCCTGCTGCAGGAGACGCTGCGTGCAGGTCTCCCGTACTTCGGCATCTGCTTCGGTAACCAGCTGCTCGGCCGCGCGCTCGGGCTCGACACCTACAAGCTGCCGTTCGGCCACCGCGGGATCAACCAGCCGGTGCTCGACAAGCGCACCGGCCGGGTGGAGATCACCGCGCAGAACCACGGCTTCGCCGTCAAGGCGCCGATCGATGCCTCCTTCGACTCCCCGGCCGGCTTCGGCCGCGTCGAGGTCAGCCACTTCTCGCTCAACGACCAGGTCGTCGAGGGGCTCAACTGCCTCGACCTGAACGCCTTCAGCGTGCAGTACCACCCGGAGGCGGCGGCCGGCCCGCACGACGCCAACTACCTCTTCGACCGCTTCCTCGACATGATCCGCGCGCAGCACGGCGCCGCCGATCCGTCCACCTCGAACAGCCAGGAGAACGTCTGA
- the carB gene encoding carbamoyl-phosphate synthase large subunit encodes MPKRDDIQSVLVIGSGPIVIGQAVEFDYSGTQACRVLKAEGVRVILVNSNPATIMTDPDFADATYVEPITWQVIETIIAKERPDAILPTLGGQTALNAAMQLHEHGILEKYDVELIGAKFEAIQKGEDRQIFKELVVEAGAEVARSHIAHTVEEALEFAEDLGYPLVVRPSFTMGGLGSGFAYTPEELRRIAGDGIHQSPTSEVLLEESILGWKEYELELMRDTADNTVVVCSIENVDPVGVHTGDSITVAPALTLTDREYQKLRDIGIDIIRAVGVDTGGCNIQFAVNPENGRIIVIEMNPRVSRSSALASKATGFPIAKIAAKLAIGYRLDEIPNDITKVTPASFEPTLDYIVVKVPRFAFEKFPAADPTLTTTMKSVGEAMAIGRSFSSALQKALRSLEKRGSSFHWGPPSADGSGRTVDELLASIATPTDGRIVDVQQALRLGATPEQVFEATKIDPWFIDQIALINEVADQIRDAPTLDTETLRFAKDHGFSDAQIGELRGFGEADVREVRHILGVRPVYKTVDTCAGEFPALTPYHYSSYDLETEVEPSDKRKVVILGSGPNRIGQGVEFDYSCVHASFALHDAGFETIMINCNPETVSTDYDTSDRLYFEPLTLEDVLEVIHAESQTGELVGVVVQLGGQTALGLAKGLEAAGVPILGTTPEAIDFAEERGLFSGILDEAGLVAPRNGTAVDYPSAAHVAEQIGYPVLVRPSFVLGGRGMEIVYDNASLADYFERVAGQGIVGPSHPLLVDRFLDDAIEIDVDALYDGERLYIGGVMEHIEEAGVHSGDSSCTLPPITLGRREIDRVREATLKIAEGIGVRGLLNVQFAIGAGVLYVLEANPRASRTVPFVSKALGIPLAKAASRIMVGETIEGLIAEGLLPAQDGSRIPMDSPVAVKEAVLPFKRFRTKEGTVVDSVLGPEMRSTGEVMGIDKDFPTAFAKSQSAAYGGMPLGGTAFVSVSDRDKRAVVLPVLRLHQLGFEIVATEGTAEVLNRNGIAARIVRKHSEAQESGGDSIVDIINRAEVDVVINTPSGRSARADGYEIRAAAVAADKPLFTTIAELSAAVASLDAIREGFDVKSLQVYAQERAARV; translated from the coding sequence ATGCCCAAACGCGACGACATCCAGTCCGTCCTCGTCATCGGCTCCGGACCCATCGTCATCGGCCAGGCGGTCGAGTTCGACTACTCGGGCACGCAGGCCTGCCGGGTGCTGAAGGCGGAGGGCGTGCGCGTCATCCTCGTCAACTCCAACCCGGCGACGATCATGACCGACCCCGACTTCGCCGACGCCACCTACGTCGAGCCGATCACCTGGCAGGTCATCGAGACGATCATCGCCAAGGAGCGCCCCGACGCCATCCTGCCGACCCTGGGCGGTCAGACCGCGCTCAACGCGGCCATGCAGCTGCACGAGCACGGCATCCTCGAGAAGTACGACGTCGAGCTGATCGGCGCGAAGTTCGAGGCCATCCAGAAGGGCGAGGACCGCCAGATCTTCAAGGAGCTCGTCGTGGAGGCGGGCGCCGAGGTCGCGCGGTCGCACATCGCGCACACCGTCGAGGAGGCGCTGGAGTTCGCGGAGGACCTGGGCTACCCGCTCGTCGTCCGTCCGTCGTTCACGATGGGCGGTCTGGGCTCCGGCTTCGCGTACACGCCGGAGGAGCTGCGCCGGATCGCCGGGGACGGCATCCACCAGAGCCCCACCAGCGAGGTGCTGCTGGAGGAGTCCATCCTGGGCTGGAAGGAGTACGAGCTCGAGCTGATGCGCGACACCGCCGACAACACGGTGGTCGTCTGCTCGATCGAGAACGTCGACCCGGTCGGCGTGCACACCGGCGACTCGATCACCGTCGCGCCCGCGCTGACGCTGACCGACCGCGAGTACCAGAAGCTGCGCGACATCGGCATCGACATCATCCGCGCGGTGGGCGTCGACACCGGCGGCTGCAACATCCAGTTCGCGGTGAACCCGGAGAACGGACGGATCATCGTCATCGAGATGAACCCGCGCGTCTCCCGCTCGTCGGCCCTCGCGTCGAAGGCGACCGGCTTCCCGATCGCGAAGATCGCGGCGAAGCTGGCCATCGGCTACCGGCTGGACGAGATCCCGAACGACATCACGAAGGTGACGCCGGCGAGCTTCGAGCCGACCCTCGACTACATCGTCGTCAAGGTGCCGCGGTTCGCGTTCGAGAAGTTCCCGGCCGCCGACCCGACGCTGACCACCACCATGAAGTCGGTCGGCGAGGCCATGGCGATCGGCCGCAGCTTCAGCTCGGCGCTGCAGAAGGCGCTCCGCTCGCTCGAGAAGCGCGGCTCGTCGTTCCACTGGGGCCCGCCCAGTGCCGACGGGTCCGGGCGCACGGTGGATGAGCTGCTCGCCTCCATCGCGACCCCCACCGACGGCCGCATCGTCGACGTGCAGCAGGCGCTCCGCCTGGGCGCGACGCCGGAGCAGGTCTTCGAGGCGACCAAGATCGACCCGTGGTTCATCGACCAGATCGCGCTGATCAACGAGGTGGCCGACCAGATCCGGGATGCGCCGACCCTCGACACCGAGACGCTGCGGTTCGCGAAGGACCACGGCTTCTCCGACGCCCAGATCGGCGAGCTGCGCGGCTTCGGCGAGGCCGACGTGCGCGAGGTGCGCCACATCCTCGGCGTGCGTCCGGTCTACAAGACGGTCGACACCTGCGCGGGCGAGTTCCCCGCCCTCACGCCGTACCACTACTCCAGCTACGACCTGGAGACCGAGGTGGAGCCGAGCGACAAGCGCAAGGTCGTCATCCTGGGCTCGGGTCCGAACCGCATCGGCCAGGGCGTCGAGTTCGACTACTCGTGCGTGCACGCGTCGTTCGCGCTGCACGACGCGGGCTTCGAGACGATCATGATCAACTGCAACCCGGAGACGGTGTCGACCGACTACGACACCAGCGACCGGCTCTACTTCGAGCCGCTCACGCTGGAGGACGTGCTCGAGGTCATCCACGCCGAGTCGCAGACCGGCGAACTGGTCGGCGTCGTCGTCCAGCTGGGCGGCCAGACCGCGCTCGGGCTCGCGAAGGGCCTGGAGGCGGCCGGGGTTCCCATCCTCGGCACCACCCCGGAGGCGATCGATTTCGCCGAGGAGCGCGGACTGTTCTCCGGCATCCTGGATGAGGCGGGTCTCGTCGCGCCGCGCAACGGCACCGCCGTCGACTACCCGAGCGCCGCCCACGTCGCCGAGCAGATCGGCTACCCGGTGCTCGTGCGCCCCAGCTTCGTGCTCGGCGGCCGCGGCATGGAGATCGTCTACGACAACGCCTCCCTCGCCGACTACTTCGAGCGGGTCGCCGGGCAGGGCATCGTCGGCCCGTCGCATCCGCTGCTCGTGGACCGCTTCCTCGACGACGCCATCGAGATCGACGTGGACGCGCTCTACGACGGCGAGCGGCTCTACATCGGCGGCGTCATGGAGCACATCGAGGAGGCCGGCGTCCACTCCGGCGACTCGTCGTGCACCCTGCCGCCGATCACGCTCGGCCGCCGCGAGATCGACCGGGTGCGCGAGGCGACCCTGAAGATCGCCGAGGGGATCGGCGTGCGCGGCCTGCTCAACGTGCAGTTCGCGATCGGCGCGGGCGTGCTCTACGTGCTGGAGGCCAACCCGCGCGCCTCCCGGACCGTGCCGTTCGTGTCGAAGGCGCTCGGCATCCCGCTCGCCAAGGCCGCGTCGCGGATCATGGTCGGCGAGACGATCGAGGGCCTGATCGCCGAGGGGCTGCTGCCCGCGCAGGACGGATCGCGCATCCCGATGGACTCGCCGGTCGCCGTGAAGGAGGCCGTGCTGCCCTTCAAGCGGTTCCGCACCAAGGAGGGCACGGTCGTCGACTCGGTGCTCGGCCCGGAGATGCGCTCCACCGGCGAGGTGATGGGCATCGACAAGGACTTCCCGACCGCGTTCGCGAAGAGCCAGTCGGCGGCCTACGGCGGCATGCCGCTGGGCGGCACGGCGTTCGTCTCGGTCTCCGACCGCGACAAGCGCGCCGTCGTCCTCCCGGTCCTCCGCCTGCACCAGCTCGGCTTCGAGATCGTCGCGACCGAGGGCACCGCCGAGGTGCTCAACCGCAACGGCATCGCGGCCCGCATCGTGCGCAAGCACAGCGAAGCGCAGGAGAGCGGCGGCGACTCGATCGTCGACATCATCAACCGCGCCGAGGTGGATGTGGTGATCAACACCCCGAGCGGACGGTCGGCGCGTGCCGACGGCTACGAGATCCGCGCGGCGGCCGTCGCCGCGGACAAGCCGCTGTTCACGACCATCGCGGAGCTGAGCGCGGCCGTGGCGTCGCTGGACGCCATCCGCGAGGGCTTCGACGTGAAGTCGCTGCAGGTGTACGCGCAGGAGAGGGCCGCTCGCGTATGA
- the pyrR gene encoding bifunctional pyr operon transcriptional regulator/uracil phosphoribosyltransferase PyrR — protein MTARTVLQQADIARALTRISHEILESNRGTDDLVILGIPTRGVVLARRIADTIQRIEPAAVGSPADIVGALDVTMYRDDLSRHPTRTPQPTSLPGPIDGKTVVLVDDVLFSGRTIRAALDAVSDIGRPRAVRLAVLVDRGHRELPIRADFVGKNLPSAASERIFVRLDEVDGTEAVTIEEPGADA, from the coding sequence ATGACGGCGCGTACCGTGCTGCAGCAGGCTGACATCGCCCGGGCGTTGACTCGGATCTCCCACGAGATCCTGGAGTCCAACCGGGGAACCGACGATCTGGTGATCCTGGGGATCCCGACCCGCGGCGTCGTGCTCGCGCGGCGGATCGCGGACACCATCCAGCGCATCGAGCCGGCCGCGGTCGGCTCGCCCGCCGACATCGTGGGCGCGCTCGACGTGACGATGTACCGCGACGACCTGTCACGGCATCCCACGCGCACCCCGCAGCCCACGTCGCTCCCGGGCCCGATCGACGGCAAGACCGTCGTGCTCGTCGACGATGTGCTGTTCTCGGGCCGCACGATCCGGGCCGCGCTCGACGCGGTCAGCGACATCGGCCGGCCGCGGGCTGTCCGTCTCGCCGTTCTGGTGGACCGCGGCCACCGCGAACTGCCGATCCGCGCGGACTTCGTGGGCAAGAACCTCCCGTCGGCGGCCTCCGAGCGCATCTTCGTGCGTCTGGACGAGGTCGACGGCACCGAGGCCGTCACGATCGAGGAGCCGGGGGCCGACGCATGA